The Leptolyngbya sp. CCY15150 genome contains a region encoding:
- a CDS encoding glycoside hydrolase family 13 protein, whose translation MGIQTPSWVKHAVFYQIFPDRFAQGTPPTNADQPWATVQPIPYEPWVAEPTLQGYKGGNLWGVIEKLDYLQDLGINALYFTPIFQSASNHRYHTHDYYQVDPILGGNTAFHALLQAAHQREIKVVLDGVFNHASRGFYFFNDILENGPYSPWVDWFKIEAWPLSAYDGSLPANYRGWAGNRALPEFNHDHPAVREYIMQIGEYWIRQGIDGWRLDVPFEVKTPGFWQEFRDRIKALNSEAYIVGEVWTDSRHWLDGTQFDGVMNYLFTGPTIAFTAGDRVIREHVEAPAYEPYPALDAAAYAAKMQDLLELYDWEIQLTQLNSLASHDTARLMTIVGSDRPSIELATLLQFTFPGAPCIYYGDEVGLPGGFDPDSRRSFPEPADWDQDLLDCHRALIALRHQYEALRVGTYQSLYSHDLLYVFERSLPEQQMWVAVNASDGVQALPLAKLGLPALRQIVYGSGTLEGETLTLPPRSGVVVV comes from the coding sequence ATGGGAATTCAGACACCAAGCTGGGTTAAGCACGCGGTTTTTTACCAGATCTTCCCCGATCGCTTTGCCCAAGGTACGCCCCCAACCAACGCCGACCAACCCTGGGCCACCGTCCAACCCATCCCCTACGAACCATGGGTGGCAGAACCAACGCTTCAGGGCTACAAGGGCGGCAACCTCTGGGGGGTGATTGAAAAACTCGACTATCTTCAAGATCTGGGCATTAACGCCCTCTACTTCACGCCCATTTTCCAATCCGCCAGCAATCATCGCTACCACACCCACGACTACTACCAAGTCGATCCAATTTTGGGCGGCAATACCGCCTTTCACGCATTGCTGCAGGCGGCCCACCAACGAGAGATAAAAGTGGTGTTAGACGGCGTGTTTAACCATGCCAGCCGTGGCTTTTATTTTTTCAACGATATTTTAGAGAATGGCCCCTATTCGCCCTGGGTCGATTGGTTCAAAATCGAAGCCTGGCCCCTCTCTGCCTACGATGGTTCTTTGCCTGCCAACTATCGAGGCTGGGCAGGCAATCGTGCCTTGCCTGAGTTCAACCATGATCATCCTGCGGTGCGGGAATATATCATGCAGATTGGAGAATATTGGATCCGCCAAGGCATTGATGGTTGGCGCTTAGATGTACCCTTTGAAGTGAAAACACCGGGATTTTGGCAAGAGTTTCGCGATCGCATCAAGGCGCTCAATTCCGAAGCCTATATTGTGGGTGAAGTGTGGACAGATTCTCGCCATTGGCTGGATGGCACCCAGTTTGATGGAGTGATGAACTATTTGTTCACCGGGCCAACCATTGCCTTTACGGCAGGCGATCGCGTCATCCGAGAGCATGTGGAAGCACCGGCCTATGAACCCTACCCAGCCCTCGATGCCGCCGCCTATGCCGCGAAGATGCAGGATCTGTTGGAGCTCTACGATTGGGAAATTCAGCTCACCCAGTTGAATAGCTTGGCCAGCCATGACACGGCGCGATTGATGACCATTGTGGGCAGCGATCGCCCCAGCATTGAGCTGGCCACCCTGCTGCAGTTTACGTTCCCCGGTGCGCCCTGCATCTACTATGGCGATGAGGTGGGTCTGCCCGGCGGCTTTGATCCAGACTCGCGGCGCAGTTTTCCAGAACCCGCCGATTGGGATCAGGACTTGCTCGACTGCCACCGCGCCCTGATTGCCCTGCGCCATCAGTATGAAGCGCTGCGGGTGGGCACCTACCAATCGCTCTATAGCCATGACCTGCTGTATGTATTTGAGCGATCGCTGCCCGAGCAACAGATGTGGGTGGCGGTAAATGCCTCGGATGGAGTTCAGGCACTGCCCCTTGCCAAGCTGGGATTACCGGCTCTTCGTCAAATCGTCTACGGCAGCGGCACCTTGGAGGGCGAAACCCTCACCCTGCCACCCCGCTCCGGTGTGGTGGTGGTCTAG
- a CDS encoding ATP-binding protein, with product MEDFRAKTLKEGFRLCDVNPLSGAGLERYYVDLTPVRKTEAIEGVNTVLDFQEPGEFCTILFTGHRGCGKSTELQRIRRQWEKDYWVIYLEANEETDPNDAEYTDFYLIIIKQIEFALRQLELRFDATLQTRVEDWFKEITREDERTVESSVSVNAEATLGAEAPFLAKLMVKLLAQIKGADKQKTVIRQILQRDISRLKADVNALLLDAYQKVSPLYPKGFLVIFDNLDRVPPRVGDHLFFDYAAQLQDLNCTLIYTVPISVLCSAKNIINTFFGEPHIVSMVNIYQLERQRCDLDYMDEGLTQVSEIIKRRIDTELLFASDQQVLDLVKASGGHVRQLMQMVRSACQTASTRKHAKVQPEDVEYAIKQQQFNFERFVPDEHYPLLARVCLTKNITKDEVGQLMLYNTSVLEYNGLDRWNYPNPAVRQSQLFQAALQEAADV from the coding sequence ATGGAAGATTTTCGGGCAAAAACATTAAAAGAAGGGTTTCGGCTATGTGATGTGAACCCGCTGTCGGGGGCTGGGCTAGAGCGCTACTACGTCGATTTGACTCCGGTGCGCAAAACGGAGGCGATCGAGGGGGTGAACACAGTGCTGGACTTCCAAGAGCCGGGGGAGTTTTGCACCATTCTGTTTACCGGCCATCGGGGCTGTGGCAAAAGTACCGAACTCCAACGCATTCGCCGCCAGTGGGAAAAAGACTACTGGGTGATCTACCTGGAAGCTAACGAAGAAACTGATCCCAACGATGCGGAATATACCGATTTTTATTTAATCATCATCAAGCAGATTGAATTTGCTCTGCGGCAACTAGAGTTGCGGTTTGATGCAACGCTGCAAACAAGGGTTGAAGACTGGTTTAAAGAAATCACCCGTGAAGATGAGCGCACCGTGGAAAGCTCGGTGAGCGTGAATGCGGAGGCTACGTTGGGGGCAGAGGCTCCGTTTTTGGCCAAGCTGATGGTGAAGCTGCTAGCTCAGATCAAGGGGGCCGACAAGCAAAAAACCGTGATTCGCCAGATCCTCCAGCGAGATATTTCGCGCCTGAAGGCGGATGTGAATGCCTTGCTGCTCGATGCCTACCAAAAAGTTTCGCCTCTCTATCCCAAAGGGTTTTTGGTAATTTTTGATAACTTGGATCGCGTGCCGCCTCGGGTGGGCGATCACCTATTCTTTGACTATGCGGCTCAGTTGCAAGACCTCAACTGTACCCTGATCTACACCGTGCCAATTTCGGTGCTGTGCTCTGCCAAAAATATCATCAATACTTTTTTTGGCGAGCCCCACATTGTTTCCATGGTGAATATCTACCAATTGGAGCGTCAGCGCTGCGACCTAGACTACATGGACGAAGGGCTGACCCAGGTGTCCGAAATTATTAAACGACGAATCGATACGGAGCTGCTGTTTGCCTCCGATCAGCAGGTGCTGGACTTGGTAAAAGCCAGCGGTGGCCACGTGCGCCAACTGATGCAGATGGTGCGCAGCGCTTGCCAAACTGCTAGCACCCGCAAGCACGCTAAAGTGCAGCCGGAGGATGTGGAGTATGCCATTAAGCAGCAGCAGTTTAACTTTGAGCGCTTTGTGCCCGATGAGCACTATCCCCTCCTGGCCAGGGTTTGCCTAACCAAAAACATCACCAAAGATGAGGTGGGGCAGTTGATGCTGTACAACACGTCGGTGCTGGAATATAACGGCCTTGACCGTTGGAACTACCCCAACCCAGCAGTGCGCCAAAGCCAACTCTTTCAAGCTGCACTTCAGGAGGCTGCCGATGTCTGA
- a CDS encoding Calvin cycle protein CP12 produces MSTVANHVFDWAKVEQELQAAIAQARAISKQGNDPKACAAAWDVVEELQAELSHQRHDHPTKSHFEQYCDDYPDALESRLYDV; encoded by the coding sequence ATGTCTACTGTTGCAAACCACGTATTTGACTGGGCTAAGGTTGAGCAAGAACTTCAGGCAGCGATCGCTCAAGCCCGCGCCATTTCTAAGCAAGGTAACGATCCCAAGGCCTGCGCCGCCGCCTGGGATGTGGTTGAAGAACTCCAAGCAGAACTCTCGCACCAACGCCACGATCATCCAACCAAGAGCCACTTTGAACAATATTGCGATGACTATCCCGATGCCCTAGAGTCTCGTCTTTATGACGTATAG
- a CDS encoding UPF0182 family protein: protein MKYSSVSNLIVIALFLGFISASSLVHVLTESWWFEAVGFSQVFWTRLTWQVGLWFGLLGLYLVVLLGNYFWAMHLTRHRIFRVLVESGRWNPRSESLPNVVAIALALFLSFTAATTSGSAWETVLQYLNPSSFAVQDPIYQQDVGFYLFRLPLYQWLQQVVLSLGLWSLVLAVAVYSLKGELSIGRGWQHLVTGGAKIHLGLLLAAIALAVATGFWLERYELLYSADGVVYGAGFTDIHARLSAYWFMGISTLVLAALFIGSLWQRSVALPVFGMGVYVLALVLVSGLYPWFQQEFIVKPNELTKEAPYIAHSIDLTRKAYNLETVERQDYPVENQLDQAAIAAKQSTLQNIRLWDYRPLLSTYQQLQEIRLYYRFSDVDVDRYTLDDDYQQVMLAARELDYSRVPTEAKTWVNQRLKYTHGFGAVMSPVNRVTRNGLPEFLIQDIPPVSNTSLEITQPRLYYGETTDSYIFTGTSTDEFDYPRSEENAANRYDGLGGVPMPTWFHRLAYALDLGNFTVLISNYFTPESRILYHRPILERVQQIAPFLSYDNDPYLTIVDGRLQWIIDAYTVSDRFPYSAPVARSPDFTQAFQGSNISQVLQSNTNYIRNSVKVVVDAYDGVPQFYVVDDQDPLLNTYRQIFPNLFRDRDQIPETLQAHFRYPVDLFKIQSQMYAVYHMSNPEEFYNREDVWRFPLEIYEGRQEVMEPYYVIMDLPGGDRPEFTLILPFTPTNRDNMIAWMAARSDGSNYGKLLLYEFPKQELIYGPRQIEARIDQDPEISQQLTLWSQEGSRVIRGDLLVIPIQQSLLYVEPVYLRAEQGELPELRRVIISYGDRTVMEPSLDEAIAAIFGSPVPVAEARPDTGAADTPVLPALVDDALTAYQNAQNALQQGDWASYGRYQQELGDLLERLNQPSGEPLPTP from the coding sequence ATGAAATATTCATCAGTTTCAAACCTGATTGTCATTGCGCTGTTTCTTGGATTCATCAGCGCCTCCAGCCTCGTGCATGTGCTTACCGAATCATGGTGGTTTGAAGCTGTAGGATTTTCTCAGGTTTTTTGGACGAGGCTCACCTGGCAGGTTGGTCTTTGGTTCGGGCTGTTGGGGCTCTACCTGGTGGTGCTCTTGGGCAACTATTTCTGGGCGATGCACCTCACCCGCCATCGCATTTTTCGGGTCTTGGTGGAAAGTGGGCGCTGGAATCCTCGCAGTGAATCCTTGCCCAATGTGGTGGCGATCGCCCTAGCCCTATTTCTGTCCTTCACCGCCGCCACCACCAGCGGCAGCGCATGGGAAACGGTGCTGCAATACCTGAATCCTTCCAGCTTTGCCGTCCAAGATCCTATCTATCAACAGGATGTGGGGTTTTACCTCTTTCGTCTGCCGTTGTACCAATGGCTGCAGCAGGTGGTGCTTTCTCTAGGGCTGTGGAGTTTGGTGCTCGCGGTGGCGGTCTATAGCCTCAAGGGTGAGTTGAGTATCGGCCGGGGCTGGCAACATCTGGTCACCGGCGGTGCCAAAATTCACCTGGGTCTGCTGCTGGCAGCGATCGCCTTGGCGGTGGCAACGGGCTTTTGGCTAGAGCGCTACGAGCTACTCTATTCCGCCGATGGCGTTGTTTATGGGGCAGGCTTTACCGATATCCATGCGCGGCTCTCGGCCTATTGGTTTATGGGCATCAGCACCTTGGTTTTAGCGGCGTTGTTTATTGGTTCCCTTTGGCAGCGCAGCGTCGCGTTGCCGGTGTTTGGCATGGGTGTCTATGTGCTTGCCTTGGTCTTAGTCAGCGGTCTATACCCCTGGTTCCAGCAGGAGTTTATCGTAAAGCCGAATGAACTGACGAAGGAAGCGCCCTACATTGCCCATAGCATTGACTTAACCCGCAAGGCCTACAATCTGGAAACCGTGGAGCGGCAAGACTATCCGGTGGAAAATCAACTGGATCAAGCAGCGATCGCCGCCAAGCAATCCACCCTGCAAAATATTCGCCTTTGGGACTATCGCCCCCTGCTGTCTACCTACCAGCAACTCCAGGAAATTCGTCTATACTACCGCTTCAGCGACGTCGATGTGGATCGCTACACCCTCGATGACGACTACCAGCAGGTGATGCTGGCGGCTCGGGAGCTGGACTATAGCCGCGTGCCCACGGAGGCAAAAACCTGGGTGAACCAGCGGCTGAAATATACCCATGGGTTTGGGGCGGTGATGAGTCCGGTGAACCGCGTCACCCGCAATGGCCTACCCGAATTTCTCATTCAAGATATTCCACCGGTCTCCAACACCAGCCTAGAGATTACCCAGCCCCGGCTGTACTACGGCGAAACAACCGATAGCTACATTTTTACCGGCACCAGCACCGATGAATTTGACTATCCTCGCAGCGAGGAGAATGCGGCCAATCGCTACGATGGGCTGGGGGGCGTGCCCATGCCGACCTGGTTCCACCGTCTGGCCTATGCCCTTGATTTGGGCAACTTCACGGTGCTGATTTCCAACTATTTCACCCCCGAGTCGCGCATTCTCTACCATCGCCCAATCCTAGAACGGGTGCAGCAGATTGCGCCGTTCCTCAGCTACGACAATGACCCCTACCTGACCATTGTGGACGGTCGCCTCCAGTGGATCATTGACGCCTACACGGTGAGCGATCGCTTTCCCTACTCGGCACCAGTGGCCCGCAGTCCAGACTTTACCCAGGCGTTTCAGGGGAGCAACATTAGCCAGGTGCTCCAGTCTAATACCAACTACATTCGCAACTCGGTGAAAGTGGTGGTTGATGCCTACGATGGCGTGCCCCAGTTCTACGTGGTGGACGATCAAGATCCGCTGCTGAATACCTATCGCCAGATCTTCCCGAACCTGTTTCGCGATCGCGACCAAATTCCCGAAACGCTGCAGGCCCATTTCCGCTACCCGGTGGATCTCTTCAAGATTCAGTCGCAGATGTATGCGGTGTACCACATGAGCAACCCGGAGGAGTTTTATAACCGGGAAGATGTGTGGCGCTTTCCCTTGGAGATCTACGAAGGCCGCCAAGAGGTAATGGAGCCGTACTACGTGATCATGGATTTACCAGGGGGCGATCGCCCTGAATTTACCCTGATCCTGCCGTTTACGCCCACCAACCGCGACAACATGATTGCCTGGATGGCAGCGCGCTCCGATGGCAGCAACTACGGCAAGCTGCTGCTCTACGAATTTCCTAAGCAGGAGTTAATCTATGGGCCTCGACAAATTGAAGCTCGGATTGACCAAGATCCCGAGATTTCCCAGCAGCTCACCCTCTGGAGCCAGGAAGGATCGCGGGTGATTCGTGGCGACTTGCTGGTGATTCCTATTCAGCAATCGTTGCTCTACGTGGAGCCAGTGTATCTCCGGGCCGAGCAAGGCGAATTGCCAGAACTGCGGCGGGTGATCATTTCCTATGGCGATCGCACCGTCATGGAACCGTCCTTGGATGAGGCGATCGCCGCCATCTTCGGCAGTCCTGTT